From the Salinibacter grassmerensis genome, one window contains:
- a CDS encoding tetratricopeptide repeat protein, giving the protein MIPHWRRFLLLCVLAGTGLSPAWGQQEAPRPADAFGGAVELYQQQLYPDAATAFDSFRQAHPSHAAAPQALYLEARAALAQGDDAGTRRLLSRLQREYPSHPRAQTARLGLAKYYLDQGHPDRAKSQLQTIATAPNRPDEGARALYLLGRTEQNQGNLNAALPYFKQVYSRYPDAELAPAALYARGVTQVRLERYDQATASFERLGEQFPGSPFAENLGTILGEVYYRVGQYENAATELQRRLPDLTGPARARTLFLLGETYSALGRREDATTQYQLILEELPDSPYTTPARYGLARQHYDAGRYEAAAEAFASVRTGDHPLADRATYYEAASRALAGARAEALKLYRAFLDRAETDTLSTAAQYEVGLLHYRQERYDRAATAFRTVTQQASSGGPFGEAFYWLGNAYLATDNLDRALDAYTEAIDRGAASESVKAKVRFQKAWSLYQSGRYGEAGTEFQALANAYPETVRGQEALFWGGDTFYQREQFGEARRQFRQYLDTNPDAPQRAGAQYALAWTHFKQRRFEPAARSFRRFLDSYDGGSASDVPYRQDARLRLADCYFALKRYDDARAAYDRVDGEGTEYALYQGGRALYYAGQPADALDRLRRFVDDFPDSPLRPDALYRLGDIHFQEQRYEEAREAFRQLLEDHPETARAAEAQYAIGDTHYNAGEMEDAVGAYRTVLETYPESPSASEAASSLFFALNAAGQQDRGDELIAAIVDRVPDANMEDRLRYHRARAAYQRGDSKRALRLFRTFVRTAATQARVPDAYYYLGLLYADTDQYDEAKNYLQQLTDQYPDSEYISEGSLRLGEIYLDEGANEQAVDAYRTAAEQDQTRDELRAQARYGQSQALLQLGRTSAADTLLSQILEAEPQGPLRNAARLGLGRVRNEQGRTDEALDLYRRAIRASDGETGAEALYRLGRQLRRGGDPRTAIRELERMPSLFAGHPEWEARALLEQARAYRDQGETGQAVQLYDEVQQTYGGTPFAETAQDEQQAIES; this is encoded by the coding sequence ATGATTCCCCACTGGCGTCGATTTCTTCTCCTCTGCGTGCTCGCAGGGACGGGGCTCTCTCCGGCCTGGGGCCAGCAGGAGGCCCCTCGGCCGGCGGACGCGTTCGGGGGAGCGGTGGAGCTGTACCAGCAACAGCTCTATCCGGACGCGGCCACGGCGTTCGACTCGTTTCGGCAGGCCCACCCGTCGCACGCCGCCGCCCCTCAGGCCCTCTACCTGGAAGCCCGGGCCGCCCTGGCGCAGGGAGACGACGCAGGGACCCGCCGCCTGCTTAGCCGGCTTCAACGAGAATACCCGTCGCATCCGCGGGCCCAGACCGCCCGACTCGGGCTGGCGAAGTACTATCTGGATCAGGGACACCCCGACCGGGCCAAGTCCCAACTCCAAACCATCGCGACGGCCCCGAACCGCCCGGACGAAGGGGCGCGTGCCCTTTACCTCCTCGGCCGGACGGAACAGAACCAGGGCAATCTCAACGCCGCCCTGCCCTATTTCAAACAGGTTTACTCGCGATACCCCGACGCCGAGTTGGCCCCGGCGGCCCTGTACGCCCGGGGCGTCACCCAGGTGCGGCTGGAGCGGTACGACCAGGCCACGGCCTCGTTCGAGCGTCTCGGCGAGCAATTCCCGGGCTCTCCGTTTGCGGAGAACCTGGGCACCATCCTGGGCGAGGTGTACTACCGGGTCGGCCAGTACGAGAATGCCGCCACGGAGCTGCAGCGACGCCTTCCGGACCTCACCGGCCCCGCCCGCGCTCGCACCCTGTTCTTGCTCGGCGAGACGTACAGTGCCCTCGGCCGTCGGGAGGACGCCACGACGCAGTACCAGTTGATTCTTGAGGAGCTACCGGACAGTCCCTACACGACGCCCGCCCGCTACGGACTTGCTCGGCAGCACTACGATGCGGGGCGGTACGAGGCCGCCGCCGAAGCCTTCGCGTCGGTGCGCACAGGGGACCACCCACTCGCCGACCGGGCGACGTACTACGAGGCCGCGAGCCGGGCCCTCGCGGGCGCCCGGGCGGAGGCCCTAAAGCTATACCGCGCTTTCCTCGATCGGGCCGAGACGGACACGCTGTCAACCGCGGCCCAGTACGAGGTCGGCCTGCTCCACTACCGACAGGAGCGATACGACCGAGCAGCAACGGCCTTCCGCACCGTCACCCAACAGGCCTCGTCGGGGGGCCCGTTCGGCGAGGCGTTCTACTGGCTTGGCAATGCCTACCTGGCGACCGACAACCTGGACCGGGCTCTGGATGCGTATACCGAGGCGATTGATCGGGGGGCCGCCTCCGAATCGGTAAAGGCCAAGGTGCGGTTTCAGAAGGCGTGGTCCCTCTACCAAAGCGGACGCTACGGCGAGGCGGGCACGGAATTCCAGGCCCTCGCCAACGCATACCCCGAAACGGTCCGGGGCCAGGAAGCGCTCTTCTGGGGGGGCGACACGTTCTACCAGCGGGAGCAGTTCGGGGAGGCCCGACGACAATTCCGGCAGTACCTCGATACGAACCCGGATGCTCCGCAGCGGGCGGGCGCCCAGTACGCCCTCGCCTGGACGCACTTCAAGCAACGTCGCTTCGAGCCCGCAGCCCGGTCGTTTCGCCGGTTCCTGGACTCGTACGATGGGGGCTCCGCATCCGACGTCCCGTACCGGCAGGATGCTCGCCTTCGACTCGCGGACTGCTACTTTGCCCTCAAGCGGTACGACGACGCCCGCGCAGCGTACGACCGCGTCGATGGGGAAGGCACCGAGTATGCTCTCTATCAGGGCGGGCGGGCCCTGTACTACGCGGGCCAACCGGCCGACGCCCTCGACCGCCTCCGCCGGTTCGTCGACGATTTCCCGGATAGCCCGCTCCGCCCCGATGCGCTGTACCGCCTCGGGGACATTCACTTCCAGGAGCAGCGCTACGAGGAGGCCCGCGAGGCCTTCCGCCAGCTGCTTGAGGACCACCCTGAGACGGCCCGTGCCGCCGAGGCCCAGTACGCCATCGGGGATACCCACTACAACGCGGGCGAGATGGAGGACGCCGTGGGGGCCTACCGCACCGTCCTGGAAACCTATCCCGAAAGTCCCTCCGCCAGCGAGGCGGCCTCCAGCCTCTTCTTCGCCCTCAACGCCGCGGGCCAACAGGATCGCGGCGACGAACTCATCGCGGCGATTGTGGACCGCGTGCCGGACGCCAATATGGAAGACCGGCTGCGCTACCACCGGGCCCGGGCCGCGTACCAGCGGGGCGACTCGAAGCGGGCCCTCCGCCTCTTCCGCACGTTTGTGCGCACCGCCGCCACCCAGGCCCGCGTGCCGGACGCGTACTACTATCTCGGGCTCCTGTACGCCGACACCGACCAGTACGACGAGGCCAAAAACTACCTCCAGCAGCTCACAGACCAGTACCCCGACAGCGAATACATCTCGGAGGGCAGTCTCCGTCTTGGGGAGATTTACCTCGACGAAGGGGCGAACGAGCAGGCCGTGGACGCCTACCGCACTGCCGCCGAGCAAGACCAAACCCGAGACGAACTGCGTGCCCAGGCCCGGTACGGCCAGAGTCAGGCCCTGCTGCAGCTTGGCCGCACCAGCGCGGCCGACACCCTCCTGTCTCAGATTCTAGAGGCCGAGCCCCAAGGCCCCCTCCGAAACGCCGCGCGGCTCGGCCTCGGGCGGGTCCGGAACGAGCAGGGACGCACCGACGAGGCGCTTGACCTATACCGGCGTGCCATTCGCGCATCGGACGGCGAGACCGGGGCCGAGGCGCTGTACCGCCTCGGGCGACAGCTTCGACGGGGAGGAGATCCCCGGACGGCCATCCGTGAACTGGAGCGTATGCCCTCCCTCTTCGCTGGACACCCCGAATGGGAAGCCCGGGCGTTGCTTGAACAGGCCCGAGCGTACCGCGATCAGGGCGAGACCGGTCAGGCCGTTCAGCTGTACGACGAAGTGCAGCAGACCTACGGCGGCACCCCGTTCGCCGAGACGGCCCAGGACGAACAGCAGGCCATCGAATCCTAG
- a CDS encoding TonB-dependent receptor, whose amino-acid sequence MLSRLSGLCLVGMVLLLIVPPTHAQQTDTTQLPEIAPREIEIRGERQIALPSLERQPLTGFTSPSTIPPVPPDHRPYTGAYDQPLDGLPESLPVPESVSASMAPTAEPAQGYLEGGSGRYVSRFFKGRVGVPLSPRSRLSVQGAYTGTEADPNDDVADARVRLQHTQDPVRIDATAHGSVQRYALHGASSTIQSVAEVPDRESYSAGGAVQVRRTNPDAPARAEVRYDQTEYTSHLDPTATEQTYSQQQLGLSGEATAPFPYRPHVRAQYRRSWLGEDPQTQTAYDAEVSGTVSYSPIEPVSVEAGAAVLAFDTPAQPVQSNAGSAGATFVAPVVDAEWRVAGGTRLFLRNQPRLGDTALDPLYATNPYAQHAPSLRPPLETTNAEGGLTLTRGAVRVVAAAGYRYAPTYRYFDLDRGGQGAGQGVYQGLYQVRYDAARIWEGRGEVALQGLDGVQASLGLSVRDGTLPDVNGPIPNFAAVTADALLTVSFAGGDGFLKAHGEFHGPRDAGLSPTVRLDPYVSVDLEGSYAVGSDLELVARAEQLSPDAPTMWANYPQPVAELSVGLRLRW is encoded by the coding sequence GTGCTTTCTCGTCTCTCCGGTCTCTGCCTCGTCGGGATGGTTCTCCTACTGATCGTCCCGCCCACGCACGCTCAGCAGACCGACACGACGCAGCTCCCGGAGATCGCCCCGCGAGAGATCGAAATTCGGGGCGAGCGCCAGATCGCCCTTCCCTCCCTGGAGCGACAGCCCCTGACCGGCTTCACCTCCCCGTCCACGATTCCGCCCGTGCCGCCGGACCATCGCCCGTACACCGGCGCCTACGATCAACCCCTGGACGGCCTCCCCGAGAGCCTGCCGGTCCCCGAATCGGTCTCGGCGTCAATGGCCCCCACCGCCGAGCCGGCCCAGGGCTACCTGGAGGGCGGAAGCGGCCGGTACGTGAGTCGGTTCTTCAAGGGGCGGGTCGGGGTGCCCTTGTCGCCGCGCAGCCGACTTTCCGTACAGGGCGCGTACACGGGCACCGAGGCGGACCCGAACGATGACGTCGCCGATGCCCGCGTGCGCCTCCAGCACACGCAGGACCCCGTTCGGATTGACGCGACGGCGCACGGCAGCGTGCAGCGGTACGCCCTCCACGGCGCCTCCTCCACCATCCAATCCGTCGCCGAGGTCCCCGACCGGGAAAGCTATTCGGCCGGCGGTGCCGTGCAGGTCCGCCGTACGAATCCAGATGCCCCGGCCCGGGCGGAGGTGCGCTACGACCAGACCGAGTACACCTCTCATCTCGATCCCACGGCCACGGAGCAAACCTACAGCCAACAGCAACTGGGCCTCAGTGGAGAGGCAACGGCTCCATTTCCGTACCGGCCCCACGTGAGGGCCCAGTACCGACGGTCGTGGCTGGGCGAGGACCCGCAGACCCAGACCGCCTACGACGCGGAGGTCAGCGGCACGGTCTCGTATTCGCCGATCGAACCCGTGTCCGTCGAGGCCGGAGCCGCCGTGCTCGCCTTCGATACGCCCGCTCAGCCGGTTCAGTCAAACGCAGGGTCCGCGGGGGCAACGTTCGTCGCGCCGGTCGTGGACGCCGAGTGGCGGGTCGCCGGGGGCACTCGCCTCTTCCTTCGCAACCAGCCCCGGCTCGGCGACACGGCCCTGGATCCGCTCTACGCCACCAACCCGTACGCCCAGCACGCCCCCTCCCTCCGCCCCCCTCTTGAAACGACCAACGCGGAGGGCGGGCTCACCCTCACGCGCGGTGCGGTGCGTGTGGTGGCCGCCGCGGGGTACCGCTACGCGCCAACCTACCGGTACTTCGACCTCGACCGCGGCGGTCAGGGCGCTGGCCAGGGCGTCTACCAGGGGCTCTACCAAGTTCGGTACGATGCCGCCCGCATCTGGGAGGGCCGCGGCGAGGTGGCGCTACAGGGCCTCGACGGCGTGCAGGCCTCGCTGGGGCTGTCGGTACGAGACGGGACGCTTCCGGACGTGAACGGCCCCATCCCAAACTTTGCTGCCGTCACGGCGGACGCCCTCCTCACGGTCTCGTTTGCGGGGGGCGACGGCTTTTTGAAAGCCCACGGGGAATTTCACGGGCCGCGCGACGCCGGCCTCTCCCCGACCGTTCGCCTCGACCCGTACGTCTCCGTCGACCTTGAAGGCTCGTATGCCGTGGGGTCGGACCTCGAGCTCGTGGCCCGCGCCGAGCAGCTCTCGCCGGACGCGCCAACCATGTGGGCAAACTACCCGCAGCCCGTCGCCGAGCTCTCGGTGGGCCTCCGGCTCCGATGGTGA
- a CDS encoding HU family DNA-binding protein codes for MESPTAEDVIEAFTDVVQDQLDTGNAVEVPGLGAFSVEHRPSGVQEEDGVRRLAPPRNEVVFTPEEGA; via the coding sequence ATGGAGTCCCCAACGGCCGAAGACGTCATTGAGGCGTTCACCGATGTCGTCCAGGATCAACTGGACACCGGAAACGCCGTAGAGGTGCCGGGCCTCGGCGCGTTTTCCGTTGAGCACCGCCCGAGCGGGGTACAGGAGGAGGACGGCGTCCGTCGCCTCGCTCCGCCCCGCAACGAGGTCGTCTTCACCCCCGAAGAGGGCGCGTGA
- a CDS encoding SPOR domain-containing protein — translation MPKSIIPLLAERLDIPEDQARPLLNTMVEELRQRAESDGVQLSGLGTFREDGGALTFHPSPALQRRVNRPYEGLSAESLSPAPDAEPEAPPAQDPSEEAESGASEADQERPPAQDRPPAQPDADTRSPDSFTIISVVLSVLLLAGTGWFVVNQTSLLGPTQTSPPPTATETPSDQTGAPSTADSAPDSQSEDPPAREDETPDVRDWTIVVASSSSRGGAQQTADQYASQFDSVAVVSGTVDNTTWYRVTIGRYASESTAERVLSERGDVLPPDAWTHRLE, via the coding sequence ATGCCCAAATCCATCATTCCCCTCCTCGCGGAGCGGCTCGACATTCCGGAAGACCAGGCCCGCCCCCTGCTGAACACCATGGTGGAGGAGCTTCGCCAGCGCGCCGAGTCCGATGGCGTCCAGCTGTCCGGGCTCGGCACGTTTCGGGAAGACGGTGGCGCCCTTACCTTCCACCCCAGTCCCGCCCTGCAACGACGCGTCAATCGGCCGTACGAGGGCCTCTCCGCCGAGTCCCTCTCGCCCGCCCCCGACGCTGAGCCCGAGGCGCCCCCCGCCCAAGACCCTTCTGAAGAGGCGGAGTCCGGGGCATCGGAGGCCGATCAGGAGAGGCCTCCCGCGCAGGACCGCCCGCCGGCACAGCCCGACGCCGACACCCGGTCCCCAGACTCCTTTACCATCATCAGTGTCGTGCTCTCAGTTCTTCTCCTTGCCGGCACCGGATGGTTCGTGGTGAACCAGACAAGCCTGCTGGGCCCCACCCAAACCTCGCCGCCCCCCACGGCCACCGAGACGCCGTCCGACCAGACCGGAGCCCCCTCCACTGCGGACTCCGCCCCCGACTCACAGTCCGAGGATCCGCCGGCCCGCGAGGACGAGACCCCGGACGTACGGGACTGGACCATTGTGGTCGCCTCCAGTTCCTCCCGCGGCGGCGCACAGCAGACCGCCGACCAGTATGCCTCCCAGTTCGATTCCGTCGCCGTCGTCTCCGGAACGGTAGACAATACGACGTGGTACCGCGTGACGATTGGGCGGTATGCCTCCGAATCGACCGCCGAGCGCGTTCTCAGCGAGCGGGGCGATGTCCTTCCCCCCGATGCCTGGACGCACCGCCTCGAATAG
- a CDS encoding MotA/TolQ/ExbB proton channel family protein produces MPSALLTAATALPQQVAPTALDTTQTASGQAASLLDILVLGGWVMVPLVLLSVLTIYLLVERLITIRQANSDPEAITDRVREFVRSGNVEDAIQYCEDKNVPITRILQQGLERLGRPISEIQDAVQAAGKHETFDLEKRTNLLASIAGIAPMLGFFGTVVGMIRAFQQIQNLQGNVNPSVLAGGIWEALITTAAGLLVGILALFSYNYLMGRIRRLSNDMERSATDFIDLLQEPVSPERSEELPS; encoded by the coding sequence GTGCCCTCTGCTCTGCTGACCGCCGCAACCGCCCTCCCCCAACAGGTGGCCCCCACGGCCCTCGACACCACCCAAACCGCGTCGGGGCAGGCCGCCTCCCTCCTCGACATTCTGGTGCTGGGGGGATGGGTGATGGTTCCGCTGGTGCTGCTCTCCGTGCTCACCATCTACCTGCTGGTGGAGCGGCTCATCACAATCCGACAGGCCAACTCCGACCCCGAGGCCATCACCGATCGGGTGCGCGAGTTTGTGCGCAGCGGCAATGTCGAGGACGCCATTCAGTACTGCGAGGACAAGAACGTGCCCATCACCCGCATCCTGCAGCAGGGCCTCGAGCGCCTGGGGCGGCCGATCTCTGAGATTCAGGACGCCGTGCAGGCCGCGGGCAAGCACGAAACCTTCGACCTGGAGAAGCGGACGAATCTGCTCGCCAGCATCGCCGGCATTGCCCCCATGCTCGGCTTCTTCGGGACGGTGGTCGGCATGATCCGGGCGTTCCAGCAGATTCAGAACCTGCAGGGCAACGTCAACCCCTCTGTGCTCGCGGGGGGGATTTGGGAAGCCCTCATCACGACCGCGGCGGGCCTGCTCGTCGGCATCCTGGCGCTCTTCTCGTACAACTACCTCATGGGGCGCATCCGGCGCCTCTCGAACGACATGGAGCGCTCCGCCACGGACTTCATCGACCTCCTGCAGGAGCCGGTCTCGCCGGAGCGGTCCGAGGAGCTGCCGTCGTAA
- a CDS encoding ExbD/TolR family protein: MPLDFSPSREPMTTFSLAGMTDVVLLLLIFFLLTSSFIPQMGIQVNLPQVDSASPVSEQSITVSLTKDGNYYVAGSPVPQARLVSELRSRRTNQQFLIMRADQEARIGQFATVASAAQALNMRVLVATERAGRSR; the protein is encoded by the coding sequence ATGCCGCTCGACTTCTCCCCGTCCCGCGAGCCCATGACGACCTTCAGCCTGGCGGGCATGACGGACGTCGTTCTGCTGCTCCTCATTTTCTTCCTGCTCACCTCAAGCTTCATCCCGCAGATGGGGATTCAGGTGAACCTGCCCCAGGTGGACAGCGCGTCGCCCGTGTCGGAGCAGTCGATTACCGTGTCCCTCACGAAAGACGGCAATTACTACGTGGCCGGCTCGCCGGTGCCGCAAGCGCGCCTCGTGAGCGAGCTCCGCTCTCGCCGCACCAATCAGCAGTTCCTCATCATGCGGGCCGACCAGGAGGCCCGCATCGGCCAATTTGCCACGGTCGCCTCGGCCGCCCAGGCCCTCAACATGCGCGTACTCGTGGCGACGGAACGGGCCGGGCGGTCGCGGTAG
- a CDS encoding lactonase family protein: MDRLSTWTQCRPGVAILLLTGALFFLVVGGCQSEGDSSEAALVYVGTGSGNPSEGIYPFAFDSTSGELRQLQEATPLLNPTFLAFGPDGTSLYSVRETTDSARVHAFGVSRPSGQLRPLNAAPAEGGAPCYISVDATGQWALTANYVGGNVAVFPVRDGGGLGPATQVVQHEGAGADPERQKRSHAHYFRMDPQNQHALAANLGTDEVRIYPFDAEQGRLDTAAVRVVSTPPGTGPRHLAFHPDGETVYLIGELSGTITVYDYNAERGRMRAKQTVPTTPDAFDGVAASADLEVHPSGDFLYASNRGDANDLVVYRIEEETGRIERIGQQREHIQWPRTFTISPGGTHLLVANRRADAVSIFGIDTDTGRLSYTGHSADVPAPTHIAFSPLDDDAITFPKQEFGRTATPE, translated from the coding sequence ATGGATCGTTTGTCTACCTGGACACAGTGCCGACCCGGAGTTGCCATCCTACTGCTTACCGGGGCTCTGTTTTTCCTCGTCGTGGGGGGCTGTCAGTCTGAGGGCGACAGCTCCGAAGCGGCCCTTGTCTACGTGGGGACGGGATCTGGAAATCCGTCTGAGGGCATCTATCCGTTCGCGTTCGACTCCACGTCCGGCGAGCTACGACAACTGCAGGAGGCCACGCCCCTTCTCAATCCGACGTTCCTGGCGTTCGGGCCGGACGGAACGTCCCTCTACAGCGTCCGCGAGACAACCGACTCCGCCCGGGTCCACGCGTTTGGCGTGAGCCGCCCGTCCGGCCAGTTGCGGCCCCTCAATGCCGCGCCCGCGGAGGGCGGGGCCCCGTGTTACATCAGTGTGGACGCGACGGGCCAGTGGGCGCTGACCGCAAACTACGTGGGGGGCAACGTGGCGGTCTTTCCGGTGCGGGACGGCGGGGGGCTCGGGCCGGCGACACAAGTCGTGCAGCACGAGGGGGCCGGGGCGGACCCCGAGCGGCAAAAGCGATCCCACGCTCACTACTTCCGGATGGACCCGCAGAACCAGCACGCCCTGGCGGCCAATCTCGGAACCGACGAGGTGCGCATCTACCCGTTCGACGCCGAGCAGGGCCGGCTCGATACGGCAGCGGTTCGCGTTGTGTCGACCCCGCCGGGGACCGGGCCGCGACACCTTGCGTTCCATCCGGATGGAGAGACGGTGTACCTCATCGGCGAGCTGAGTGGGACCATCACGGTCTACGACTACAACGCCGAGCGCGGACGGATGCGCGCAAAACAGACCGTGCCGACGACGCCCGACGCTTTCGACGGGGTCGCCGCGAGTGCCGACCTTGAGGTTCACCCGTCCGGCGATTTTCTCTACGCCTCAAACCGAGGGGACGCCAACGACCTCGTCGTCTATCGTATTGAGGAGGAGACCGGCCGGATTGAGCGGATCGGGCAACAGCGAGAGCACATCCAGTGGCCCCGCACCTTCACCATCAGCCCGGGGGGAACGCATCTCCTCGTCGCCAACCGCCGGGCAGACGCCGTTTCAATTTTTGGCATCGATACGGACACCGGGCGGCTCAGCTACACGGGCCATTCGGCTGATGTCCCGGCCCCGACCCACATCGCCTTCAGTCCCCTCGACGACGACGCGATCACGTTCCCAAAACAAGAATTTGGGAGGACGGCGACCCCGGAGTGA
- a CDS encoding YifB family Mg chelatase-like AAA ATPase, giving the protein MLSQVWSSTTHGVEALPVELETNVASGMRGLSVVGLPRAAVRESFDRVRAALENNDIPVEWGRITINLAPADVPKESAAFDLPMAVGWVAASGTTVAGDVLDRYWLTGELALDGTVRPVNGVLPMAMKARAEGYEGVLVPAENAAEAAVVDDLKVYPVETVGDAFEILQDPEGPAAPTPYTNDLDTIFDQARQYRRDLSDVRGQENVKRALEVAAAGGHNALMVGPPGSGKTMLARRMPTILPPLSTDEALETTKIHSVSGELTSDHGILATRPFRAPHHTISDAGLCGGGAHPNPGEISLAHNGVLFLDELPEFQRRVLEVLRQPMEEGRITISRAETTVTYPARFMLIASMNPCPCGHLNDPNQECVCTPAQVQRYLGKISGPLMDRIDLHVEVAPVDFDEMSAERTGESSSAVRERVVQARAQQSGRFGEAPGVYSNAQMDAQRVQEHCELDEAGTNLLRTASDRLGLSARGYTRILKVARTVADLERSPRICPEHVSEAIQYRSLDRDWWNG; this is encoded by the coding sequence ATGTTGAGCCAGGTTTGGAGCAGCACCACGCACGGCGTTGAGGCCCTGCCGGTTGAACTCGAAACGAACGTCGCCTCCGGCATGCGGGGCCTCTCGGTCGTGGGGCTGCCGCGGGCGGCGGTGCGGGAGAGCTTCGACCGGGTGCGGGCTGCCCTCGAAAACAACGACATTCCTGTTGAGTGGGGGCGCATCACCATCAACCTCGCGCCGGCGGACGTGCCAAAGGAAAGCGCGGCGTTCGACCTGCCGATGGCGGTGGGCTGGGTGGCCGCCAGCGGCACCACGGTCGCCGGGGATGTGCTGGACCGCTACTGGCTCACGGGCGAGCTGGCCCTGGACGGCACCGTGCGGCCCGTCAACGGCGTGCTGCCCATGGCGATGAAGGCGCGGGCGGAAGGGTACGAGGGCGTGCTCGTGCCCGCCGAGAATGCCGCGGAGGCCGCCGTGGTGGACGACCTCAAGGTCTACCCGGTGGAGACGGTGGGCGATGCGTTCGAGATCCTGCAGGACCCGGAGGGCCCTGCGGCGCCGACGCCCTACACGAACGACCTGGACACCATCTTCGATCAGGCGCGTCAGTACCGGCGTGATCTGAGCGATGTGCGAGGGCAAGAGAACGTGAAGCGAGCCCTAGAAGTGGCGGCCGCCGGGGGACACAACGCACTCATGGTAGGCCCGCCCGGCTCGGGCAAGACCATGCTCGCCCGCCGCATGCCCACCATCCTGCCGCCCCTCAGCACGGACGAGGCGCTCGAAACCACCAAGATTCACTCCGTCAGCGGCGAGTTGACGTCCGACCATGGCATTCTAGCCACGCGTCCGTTTCGGGCCCCGCACCACACCATCTCCGACGCGGGGCTGTGCGGGGGCGGGGCCCACCCGAACCCCGGCGAGATCTCTCTGGCCCACAATGGTGTCCTCTTCCTCGACGAGCTGCCCGAGTTTCAGCGGCGGGTCCTGGAGGTGCTCCGTCAGCCGATGGAGGAGGGGCGCATCACGATCAGCCGGGCGGAGACGACCGTCACCTACCCGGCCCGCTTTATGCTCATTGCCTCGATGAACCCGTGCCCGTGCGGGCACCTCAACGATCCGAACCAGGAGTGTGTCTGCACGCCCGCCCAGGTGCAGCGCTACCTCGGCAAAATTAGCGGGCCTCTGATGGACCGGATCGACCTGCACGTGGAGGTCGCCCCGGTTGACTTCGACGAGATGAGTGCCGAACGCACCGGAGAGTCTTCAAGTGCGGTTCGGGAGCGGGTGGTGCAGGCCCGCGCGCAGCAGTCGGGGCGCTTCGGCGAGGCGCCGGGGGTGTACAGCAACGCACAGATGGACGCGCAGCGGGTCCAGGAGCACTGTGAGCTGGACGAGGCGGGGACCAATCTGCTCCGCACTGCTTCCGACCGGCTCGGCCTCAGTGCCCGCGGATACACCCGGATTCTGAAGGTGGCGCGCACGGTGGCCGACCTGGAGCGGTCGCCTCGCATCTGCCCCGAACACGTCTCGGAGGCGATCCAGTATCGCTCCCTGGACCGCGACTGGTGGAACGGATGA
- a CDS encoding plastocyanin/azurin family copper-binding protein has protein sequence MANEQDVSRRDFLQRLSVVGIAGLGAGSLVSACGGGSGEEGSSSSGSASQASGQSSGGGAQTVTIHPQGNQMKYKETEFEVPADTEIELVFENTASSPSMQHNVLVMNEPPAQGTFKEVGQAGVQAGASNEYVPDHSAVLAATDISKPGETVSVTFTTPSETGEYGYVCTYPGHWATMQGTMIVT, from the coding sequence ATGGCGAACGAACAGGATGTTTCGCGACGCGACTTTTTACAGCGCCTGAGCGTGGTCGGCATTGCGGGGCTGGGCGCCGGGTCGTTGGTGTCGGCTTGTGGAGGCGGTAGTGGAGAAGAAGGAAGCTCCTCTTCCGGATCCGCGAGCCAGGCGTCCGGGCAGTCGAGCGGGGGCGGCGCGCAGACGGTGACGATCCACCCGCAGGGCAACCAGATGAAGTACAAGGAGACGGAGTTCGAGGTGCCGGCGGACACGGAGATTGAACTGGTGTTTGAGAATACCGCTTCGAGCCCGTCCATGCAGCACAACGTGCTCGTGATGAACGAGCCCCCGGCGCAGGGCACCTTTAAGGAAGTTGGTCAGGCGGGTGTGCAGGCCGGAGCGTCGAACGAGTACGTGCCCGACCACTCGGCAGTACTGGCGGCCACGGACATCTCGAAGCCGGGCGAGACGGTATCGGTAACGTTCACGACCCCGTCGGAGACGGGAGAGTACGGCTACGTGTGCACGTATCCGGGACACTGGGCTACCATGCAGGGCACCATGATCGTGACCTAG